A window of Branchiostoma floridae strain S238N-H82 chromosome 9, Bfl_VNyyK, whole genome shotgun sequence genomic DNA:
ACATGATGTTAAAATTTGAATTGATTGTGTGGCATGCGGTGGTGTCAGCGATTTAAATACACTAGGTTCCATTTTGAGAAGAGCCACAGATTCAGCCCATTTTTATACAAGACACTAAATGTAACATCATCCTCAAATGTCTGAAGACTGAAGACCAAAGAGTTTCTTTTCTGCAGAATGTATCTACTGGCTCAACGTACAGATCTGGTATTTAATACCATGTTGCAACATATGGGGTCATGACACTATTTTGAATACCAATACAGATTTCTCAGCTTGCTGCAGTAACTTGTTACCTCTTGTCTTGAGTGGTTCATGTTGAGACTGGCCAGCAGAGTGGCTGGGGTGGCGCAGGCTGGTTTGTCTGGTACTGTGGCAGTGAGAGGGGAGAACATTGGCAGCTCCTCTGTAGCTGGTCTGGACTTAAACAGGCTAGGAGCTGGGGGGAGAACAAGAAGATTTGTGTCAAGGCAAGTGTTTGAATATTACTTACAAGAAATATTAAGCTTGAGACATTTTCAAAGTCAAGTATCTCAGCAACTGTATATGTTTATATCTTGTAACACAAACCAAACAATATAGAGAAAACAATACTCTGTAAAAGATACAGCTAAACTCTGTTTCACAGCTAGTAACAAGATGAGGGTACCAAAGTGACCATGAAATTTAGAAAttgatttcaaaatcaaattgtcTGCTGTTACCATGACAGTCAAGTAGAAGTCTTAGCAATACAAAAGAGCTTCCTTTGTTATGGCAATTAAATGAGCAGATGTGACTTGAGTATAGAAGACATACCTGGAGTCTTAGGAAGAGGTTTTGCAAGACAGCCTTCCTCCGGAGGAGACACAAAGTTGACCACGCTCCTCCTGGCCACTCTCCTGGCCGGAGTCTTGACCTTGGCATGACCTTCCTGGTCAAACATGGTGGTCAGGCTGCGCTTCATGGGGCTGTGCATCTCGGTGTCGGACGTGTTGGTCAGTTCTGTCTCCATGGGCTCGAGTGTGTTAGTGCCGCTGTCGTCAGCAGCAGAGGTGGTCGGCATCAGGAACATGCTGAACGACTGCTTCCTTTCCTACAGCAAGGAATGGGAGATAAACACAGCTTATTCTTGctgacatacacatgtatacttGTTCAACAAATGCACTAGGTACATTGTAGTTACCAGTATAAAAAATGTATTGCATCACCGCCATTTAACAGTACTATCATGAAGATAGCTTCCCTAACATTCATGTTATGTGCGACTCATTCTATGCATGTACGTGACTTGTGTTAACTGGTGTATGTACCAACGACTAagaatgtacaatgtcatgtaatacCAGCTCAGAAAGGAACAAGAAATTGTCCTTCAAGGATTGAGGTATTAAAAATATGTTGCTTTTTTAGAATCATTTTAGATTAGAGGGTTTTGCCACCAAGTGCAGTAGGACATCCTCTGTGGATAGCTATAGTGTTTTCTAGCTtactaaaatgtaaaatgaagacaaaattgCTTGACAAACTAACCTCTCCTTGTTCGGGTATTTCCGTTGTTATGGGAACAGTCCCATCTTCCAAAAACTCTTCTGTGACACCATCCTCTGTGAACTCCGACCCCTCCCCAATGGGGCTATGGAGTTTCACAGGTGTCCCTACCACTACCATTTCCGTTGTTATGGCAACAGTCCCATCTTCCAAACATTCTTCTGCGACGGCATCATCGGTGAACTCTGACCCCTCCCCAATCGGGCTATGGAGTTTCAGGGGTGTCCCAACCACTACAAGTTCCgttgttcccatggcaacaggcgTGTCTTCAGGGATCAGCGCTGCCATTGGCTGAGGGGTTAGTCTGCCTGACCGGCGCAGACCTGCAGATGAGGGGGTCTTGTTCAtggtctccatggcaaccgGAGACTGTTTGTTTCCTGTAAGAAatcccaaatatgcaaattacatttttcaGTCAAACGTGTCtattgtgttgtgtgtgtggaaggacaacttcaagccaaccgttcacacttacgccacatcttcagaaaagacactggagccgcatgttgcccatttaggaactttatttgaaccgacacacaacaaacatgtttcgccgtgtggcttcctcagtgttatgggctcgaatcaTGCCTATTGTGTTGTGACTGCAAGAAAATAATCATAGTAGACAGGTTGCCCTTATAAACTATGCTATTGGGATTCTCAATACTTGGGTTAAGGCCCGCAACAAAAAGACATGGTTGACTTTTTGTCAAATCTACCTCAGTACTGGATAAAGTAGAGATAACTTAACAAAACTCTTGTTAATTATGCAAGAGCCCTTAAATAAAAGACCATAGCAAGAAAACTAATATGAACCTAACTACCAcactcagggctcaaaataccaccttcaTACTAGTATGCAGCTTagtgcaggtaatatttgtctggtgcaggtaattttcaatgttacctgcaccagtgcagggaTGCagaaaaactacatgtatgtctgtttgaCCTGTCGTACCTGGTGTGTGCGTGAGAGCCTGGATCAGCTGACTGACAGGTTTAGGTGTGAGACGGTTTGACTTGCGGCGCATCTGGGGGTCCATGGTTCTGGACAGTCTCCTTTCCTCACTCATGGGGTTCAGGGCCTTCAGAGGGGTGCCAGCTGGGGAATAACAGAAAGCAGACACATCAAAACACTGTCAACTTgtgaaagttcacctgtgttggtatAGTACTGAGTTAAAACTAGTCAAAATAATGAAAGCATCACATATTTAACTGTGTTGCTGCCATCTTCATCAGAATTCAAGTTGCCGACATGCTATATGTTGTAATTTCATGTAGAAACTTTGAGAGCTGTATCTCTATCTTCCTGGCCATATAGTGCTACAATTCAATAACTAAAACTGGATGGGAGAAAATCCCACTATTGAAACATCATAACATAAGGCAAAGCTTTGTCCTATTTATTGGCCACATTCTTGTAACAATCTAGTTACATGTTCAATTACAGAATAGCACAACACAAATATGCAGTGGAACATGGCAACTTTACAGTCTTTGGCAGAATTTGAATGACTTCTTTTGAATCTGGAAT
This region includes:
- the LOC118422601 gene encoding uncharacterized protein LOC118422601 — protein: MEAKAAMKAAMMANKEQAEQKEETKVTEDTVTFDGGFFKVNSPAKTPQFHCRAGTPLKALNPMSEERRLSRTMDPQMRRKSNRLTPKPVSQLIQALTHTPGNKQSPVAMETMNKTPSSAGLRRSGRLTPQPMAALIPEDTPVAMGTTELVVVGTPLKLHSPIGEGSEFTDDAVAEECLEDGTVAITTEMVVVGTPVKLHSPIGEGSEFTEDGVTEEFLEDGTVPITTEIPEQGEERKQSFSMFLMPTTSAADDSGTNTLEPMETELTNTSDTEMHSPMKRSLTTMFDQEGHAKVKTPARRVARRSVVNFVSPPEEGCLAKPLPKTPAPSLFKSRPATEELPMFSPLTATVPDKPACATPATLLASLNMNHSRQEDTMDIGFTPPDQNPIRGTEGGVRTYRSSLSSDEEEEDPTINLMGFSPDPPIKVKKQSSSEDEETAGTAVRFAAITPSKKMRDYMGTDVVMSPVRRSMRLESAGAVNPPQTVVRNLHDLPEDVDYGYQPNKSVL